One stretch of Toxoplasma gondii ME49 chromosome XI, whole genome shotgun sequence DNA includes these proteins:
- a CDS encoding calcium binding egf domain-containing protein (encoded by transcript TGME49_315540) has protein sequence MLGIMKPQRINFTGLITIQKHHTISTSTMSVNPIRQSALLMATISAAHVSTVIHQSGLMHTDECKTGQHKCHLKIADSVCVNTDGSYQCICDQYHLLSGVTCIKTSAWKTTETAEKMQTASIKLEHLRFASAKTATLVILTQLTRSILDVPCNSEEASKVSRSVSGVVLRYGWTDLDECSQSDAETICPENASCVNTVGSYKCNCDPGYTMTAQSKCEPVDLCEVHKTDCDPYFADCIQSGGTATCYCKAYFTGSGKSGDCVPMTGHENLACTLEGTSCTSYEECTRNITAGTYSCRALRKTRESSAAGAVPTDIEALVGIVRANAAAESRFKAIPLTPRCDQDANDVGIDVFQ, from the exons ATGCTGGGTATTATGAAGCCGCAAAGGATAAACTTTACGGGGTTG ATAACAATTCAAAAACATCACACCATTTCGACTTCAACGATGAGCGT CAACCCCATACGACAATCTGCGTTGTTGATGGCAACGATTTCCGCTGCGCATGTGTCGACGGTTATACACCAGTCGGGATTAATGC ATACCGATGAATGCAAAACCGGACAACACAAGTGTCATTTGAAGATAGCGGACTCTGTCTGCGTGAATACGGACGGTAGTTACCAATGTATCTGCGATCAATACCACCTCCTTAGTGGGGTAACCTGT ATAAAAACGAGTGCCTGGAAAACAACGGAGACTGCGGAGAAAATGCAGACTGCTTCAATCAAATTGGAACACCTCCGGTTTGCAAGTGCAAAAACGGCTACTCTGGTTATTCTGACGCAACTGACGAGGAGCATATTGGATGTACCG TGTAACAGTGAAGAAGCTTCGAAAGTTTCGCGTTCTGTTTCCGGCGTTGTGCTGCGGTATGGCTGGACAGATTTGGACGAGTGTTCGCAAAGTGATGCAGAGACTATTTGCCCAGAGAACGCCTCGTGCGTTAACACTGTTGGATCGTACAAATGCAACTGCGATCCGGGCTACACGATGACCGCCCAAAGCAAGTGCGAACCTGTCGATCTCTGCGAAGTGCACAAAACTGATTGTGACCCTTATTTTGCCGACTGCATCCAATCCGGAGGTACAGCGACGTGCTACTGCAAGGCATACTTTACAGGATCGGGGAAATCCGGCGACTGTGTGC CCATGACTGGACATGAGAACCTCGCCTGCACACTGGAGGGGACTTCGTGCACGTCGTATGAGGAATGCACCCGGAACATCACTGCAGGAACATACAGCT GCCGCGCactgagaaaaacgcgagagtcATCCGCAGCAGGTGCAGTCCCTACTGACATTG AGGCGCTCGTAGGGATTGTTCGCGCGAATGCTGCCGCAGAGTCTCGTTTCAAAGCAATTCCGTTGACACCTAGATGTGACCAGGACGCAAACGACGTAGGCATTGACGTATTCCAATAA